Genomic window (Magnolia sinica isolate HGM2019 chromosome 6, MsV1, whole genome shotgun sequence):
aATGTCACATTAGActtgcatgaagggaaaacacaaatataggctTGATCCAAACAGAAACTTCTTTcgactcctaagaagttttcagtaGGCTTTAACTCCTCACCgcttcatgttgtgtggtccacttgagacttatattcacttcttttttgagttcatgccctaaaagttaggttgaaaatataaatcacaatgAGCCAGGTAGAGCCCTTGAcatgaccgtccgtctctagttaGGTGGGAGTAGTACCTAATTCGTGCCCCACAAAGTCCCCTCTTAAAATGAGGGCACCATTTAACAGCCACTACCTAGCGGCGTATGTGGTACTAGGATTTCTTGTGAAAGCTTGGGTCCTCTTAAAATGAGGGAACCATTTCACAGCTACTACCCAGCGGATTAGGTGGGACTATGGATTTCTTGTGAAAGCCTTCTGCATAACGTTCTTGTGATAAGATGCtaggcagggcccaccatgatgtttctaccctggtcatccattttttcatatcattttaggatgtgagaccaaaaatcaagtggatccaaaattcaagtgtgccgcttgagaggaaacaatggggattcatAAGCCATTGTTTAAACATGCATATTAggctaagttttttgtgttttcacttcatcctagtaggaatgactttataaacagtttggatagcatacAAACATAAAGGTAGAGCCCTAAAAGCTTTCAACGGCATGCAACTCGTTATATATAAACGCAAAAAaaaaggcagattcaaatcttacaGTAAATTAATGGTGAATGAACACCgatagttgaaaacttcctgtTGGAAAAATATGTTGGAAATaccgaaaataaaaataaaataaagttaatTATTTTTGTTTCACCAGGCTGAATCACGTAGAGTTTACGCTATTTAGATTTTCTGGCAGACTTAAACAATGGACGTGTTTGCAATATATTCAATATTCTATGATGGATTGGAGATGTTTTCTTCGGGAGGATCTGATGGATGATGAGAGATCTGTTGGAGTTGATTGATATTTGGATCGGAATGCtctagtttatataggcaccagagAGTAGACCATTGCTAGGTATCCATCAATGGTtgagaacgtttgaaaaatgtttctgaccgttgatcattaatttgaGCTATTTCTAGTCGTCAGATCGAAAGATTTGACCGTTGTTGGTCGTTAGATCGAAGTGCAAAGTACGCCAACTTACGAGCCACTACAACCACATTGCCAAGCCCGCGCCCACGCCTATGACCGAGTGAGTGCTTGCATAGTACTGGAATACGCAATTCGAGTGCCTCAATCTCTAAaactctaagtaagaatactacacacacctccacatataaaccaTAAGTTTTCTCTTCTCACTTCTGATATGGGATAAAAGCACATACAACAcctttcatttgaaatttttcaaaaagcgTTTTGACGGAAAAATGAAAattccaaaaattttaaatataatttattaaaaaaaaaaaaaccaactttcAACACTTCCAAGTtgattgtaatgtttatttgccatccaacctcttagtTAGGTCTTACAGACACCGAGAAAGAAATATTAGCTATTCTAAAACTTGTaacccttggaagtttttaatggccagcTATCActtaccactgttttctatggtgcggcccacctgagatttggatttgcctcattttgggttcatgcccagcaaaatggatggatggcatggataaaacacaaacatcggccATGGAACACTGACTAGCGGTGATGTATGAAGTCATAGAGTTAGTATGCCAATCTGTGTCCTACTTATACATGCAGGGCACTTCTCAgcaatgatggggacatcacgcgcacatgcaCACCCTTGCTGCCCTCCCTACACACATACGCAAGGAaaaagagggccccaccatcgatctgaattgatgacgacgtccaaggatagtctcctagctagaagacgaagttttggtttGTTGGAGTGGACTGTAGTCAAGTaaagtccatcatgggatctcatgattgtgaccCAGTAGtttgattaatctcatattttaggttttgcttattaatgttatttagagtatTACGGAGATTTATAtttctttaattaacttttttttttttacttcattgccaagtaatataggttgcacacatggcgcaagttttggggtatacggctttcttataaataggccccttgtaggtttttttttttttttttgtcattgaagtttaataaaaattctacgtttttctactcctctgagttcttgagttatgaaaatccaattgggtgcgaagccctcctttcATCAAAGAGCTaattaccgtggtgtgaagccacatcgatATCTATTTGTCTCCATCCTCTACCATCTCTATTTCTTATCTCCCATCACTATCCACGCTTCAAATATGTTTTTTATTGCAATAGTTTTCCTCTTTACAGTAGAATTTCAGATTCTAgccttgcaggagggctgaaatttCAGCGGAGCACCACGTATAGACTGCGCATCTGATCGACATGAAATTTGGGAGTTTTGAAGCCCTCCTCTGGCCAACCAAAGCCAAGGAGGCTCTTTCTGCGTTCGGtgccccctcgcacgtgcgggcAGACCTCTGTACACGTGCAACAGGCTTGCCTAGCTGTCCGCGCGGGGATTATATTCAAGTTTGGATTTCTGCCTATTTTACTCCTATCATATATATattctccctaaccctaaccgtatattgcattactttcaatttatttgccaattttcttactCTGGGGTTCTTTGAAttggaattggtgaatcccttatattagggactgattgctgtgcatgtgtggatgattgtTACTTCCcattgagtatcgtttggttcataattttataGATCTAGCCTTAGTCTGTATAGGCTCGGACCCGCACAGATTTAtcttgcttgaatgtttaaacttttatgtgggatgtgaaattttatgtgattgtttctaaattagtataatctaaagcctgagatcttgcatatcatatttaattttcatgtcctgtatCAAGCAATGGATggcatgcatgcaaatgatccggaccattcattaggtagcaTACATTAGAAACATGCCCTACACTAATAAAATGCATTAGCCCATTGATTAAATAAGCTTGAGAAAAATAGGCTtttgaaaggggaaaaaaattgaatggtctggattcaaCTTGTGGCTCACTTGACACGTGCACTTCCATTCTAGTCTATATATATGGCAGGTACTACCTAACCagggatccttgctcttgctcgatcgggtggtagactcttgggagtttcaacacccggtcaagggttcaagtgtccataggtggtgaaagcccactacggcgtgagtgtgtgtgtgcgtgtgtaaaaaaagaaagaaaaaagaaggtacCACCTAacgaatggtccaaattaatcttTCTGTGCCATCCATTGGTACTTTGAATAAAAGGCCCAgcatgttttttaaaaaaattatttatttatttatttttttacacacacacacacaccccacacacacacgctcacacacacacacaccccacacacgcacgccgtgggatttcaccactggtgggtactcgaacccttgacccggtggtgaaactcctgggagtctactaCCCgggtaagagcaaggacccaaggCCCAGCTTGTTAGATGTGATGCCGCTCTCGCATTCTATCAAAGCCGTTGTCCATTCTCTCCGTGTACAGCTGCCTCAGTTAAAAGCAGAACAGGCAGGTTTTTCGCATGCGTACGTCCTTAGAGCGGGGCGGGGCCACATCACGTGAACTTGAAAGCTAATGGCAGTGATTTTACATCGTTTCCTTAAATCTGTCCTGACTGAGATTTGGATGGATCTGAATTTTGGATTTAAAGTAAACATGAATGTGTATAACTGATGTGTGGACTGGATGTCACACACATTACATGTGTGGACGCCGCATAGCTCAGGTATGGTAGCGGCTAGGTATTACCAGCGTGGAACACGATTTTGGTCCAACATCGACATTCGTTATTAGGACCGATTAAACATTCAAGCTCTAAGTAACTCATTTTATTGTATGTATAAAATTTAAATCAAGATCTCTTATTTACAACGAACAGAGAATTTTTGTTTGTTGCAGTATGATTGTGACATATCATCAAATATGACATTTAATGCAACAGTGCTAACATTGACGTTTCAATAAGGATGTACGAAaaacatgaattttttatttgttatatatgaaaacatgattttactttattttattttatttttttattttatttatttattattatttttttgtggtgaGCAGAGGATTTGGATTTATAAAATTCACTCGGCCACCGGGTGAGAACATCATGTTCCCAGTACCtataaaatatcagcctgataaaAAAACCTCAGTTGGACAATGTGAATGAAAATACTACAAAATTACTCCTAATACCTTTTACTTttagtgcatgtggcccacttaagttttggataaggaTGGTATTTTTTAACGTGATGGGGTCGATCACCGTTTTTTTCaaagataactactccaaatccatggagcttttTTGAACTCCTCCCATTGACTTCTCAAGTCCACAagtaaagaataagaaaaaatataagTGAATTCTAAAAATTTCGAAAAATTGATTGATCATCAAAATAAATAACTTTAccaccttttaaatagggatactaaaccTTGGatgaagttttggaattaaaccaccgctaaaactcctagaaatcaggacttactataaatagtaaagttactatttatagacggtcataatTTTCACTAGACCTCATGTTTTTTGGCAAAAATAGTGTGccctatttggctcaaccatgctactctcttaattattctaagcaccttTTATGTTAGATGTAACTTCCAAAGCTCAACATACGAAGAGTTAcaaccaaattaaaacttactaaaaatagtaaaaatgaaaataaaatggaaattcGACCATCgaactgatggaatctcacaaattcagcatgggcaacccGCTATAGaagattggttggctaaagtagcggcaaaatcatatatggtatgtctcATAACTCATTTATacttttttgccttttttttttacacatgcacacactcatgccacacgcacacacacgcatgccgtgggatttcaccactgggggtactcgaacccttgacccagtGTTGAAACTCTGAGGAGTCTACCACTCGGTAAGAGCAAGGACCCTCTACGTCATTATACTTGACTGACAAATAATCGTGTGAAAGATctacactatggtgggcccaaattcaagccctatggttggcatcccatacCTACCTGTCCAGCTGAGCAGTGGTTTTTGGTCCCAAGGCAGCCTGACCTTACTCAAGacagtgcagcccttaccatggggcccaccttgatgcatgtattctatatccaccccgTCTACCCGTTTTATTATATCAGTTTAGAGCATGATTCAAAAACTTAACTAAATATCCAAATGTCGGTTGGACCATATCATgtgaaacagtggcgattgactaCTAAACACTTAttactgtgggccacaaaagttttggatcgatttgatatttattttcttcacTTTGTACAGGTTtgtctgaccttatcaacaagttgcatggcaaataaGAACCCTCTAGAACACCTGTAATGCGTAAAACACTGAAGCTGATCGTGGCCATCATGTTGTGTACGTgaaaaatccagtccgtccatcaggtgcgcgCCTATGTGCTAGACTATAgttaaaaatcagctagatccacaACTTCTGAGCACAGGGAACAATGGGATGGGAAATATtcatatatgtggggcccaatagtgtgtatctttcatcaaaatcATTCATCAGGTGCAACTCACCGAGGGATACAAAAATCGGTCTGATACACAACTCAGGCAGTTCACAACACGTGAAGTTAAAAGGTTTTAGGCGTAGTTTTACTTTGTTTCCATtgttatggcccatctaagtctGTTATCGGTCTGATCTTTACAATATGTCCGTTGGACGTGAGGGttatcacatgatggacggagtggattttacatgtagAGGATGGTGGGCTCTAAAGAGCTTGGGTGGGTGATGTAGACGATTCGTGTGTGGGTACTTGGTAAtgtcggacgcggattaggtggtgttgcccacACCAATCcggtgtggtgatgtgttgggcgctgtgggacccactgtgatgtatctattttatatccatgccgtccatccgttttactagcTGATTTTAgtacatgaaccaaaaaaatcaaacggatctaaagcttaaatggaccgcACAATAGGatacagtggggataatgacatccaccatcgaaaccttccaaggtccatcgtaatgtttatttgccattcatcctgctgataaggtcacaaataaaaatacctggatgaagcgaaaacaaaaatataatcttgattcaaaacttttgtggctctaggaagtttttaatggtgagcttcatatcaccaccatttcctgtagtagtgcggtccagttgagctttggatctgcttatttttgcaTTTGTGAACTAATATGaggacaaaacggatggacggcgtggatataaaacacatccatcaaggtggccctgcagtgcccaacacatcaccacaccacccAACACCACATTATCCCGAGTCCGGTCATTATataggagatttttttttttgttagcttgttagtacatccactgtcagatcacacttcactgttagccagcTGGAATCGATGCCAAGAACTCATTATCATATGACATGTGAGACCAGACACGTTTCGGATAATCCACCGTTGTGTCTGAATCGTGGTCCAATTTCTAGGTGAACCGTCCCAATTCACGTCTCCGCACGGCTCTAGCTTTTTTGTTTCGTACCGTGGATTTGGACGGTTCGAGAGACTTTCAAATTCATTGTTACGTTTGGCATCATAAAGTAAAAAGTAAATGGTGGGTTTCAGCCTTTCAGCGTTTCAAATCCCCTCGCAAAGAGGGTTGAGAATACGGAGAGAAAACTTGGATTACATTTACCGTGGTAAATATACGTAGATAGGGCCACAGGGGAGTGGTTGTCTCGAAAATCAATCCAGGAAAAAGCCTTAGTAGTAATGAatttaatttttgggcccactatgatgtatgtggattatccacaccgtccatccattttaatagcacattttagggaatgagcctaaaaatggggCAGTTtcaaagatcgagtggaccacacctcaggaaaaaGTGGTCCTGAAAGATGTCAACTATGGAAAACTtttttgtatggtgtggtccacttgaacttttgatctgtctcattttgtagattctgtcctaaaatgagctggccaaagggatgggcggtgtggataatacacatacatcatggaaggcCCCATAATTTCAGTGTTATTCTCGTGAGGTGACTGAGTGCTGCACTCAGGGGGCGTCGATGTCACCTTTATGAAATGCAGACGGAAATACaaagttaaaaaattattaactatttactttgaattcaaagtctaattagaaaaccaaacaacCCCAAAATCTTTTCAAGAGTTGTATGTGTAACGTGTGtctcactagactattaattatTGGGCACATTACTCACTAATGGTATCACAAAACAATCATATTATCAATTGCATATAATTGCTTTAATACGGTAATCTatgctgtccaaacattatcaTGTAAATCAATAGTAAAAAATCATTGGCTAGTCACTTGGAtgtaatcttgtgcttgtggcccataagGGActaggaatttcatcatttttagaaaAAGTATATAATTTAACTAGCTTAATACAATCATTGTGTCCAACATACATACCTATATTGTATACTGACAGCTAGGTTATTATACACCcaggtccatagctcaagtgggagaccgggtgaaagataccttgtttcaacacctgAGGTCTAGGTATCAATTGGGGGTGGAtaccagtgaagtgtgaactgacagtgggtgtactaacaagctgacaTATGTATACTGACAGCATATGTaaaagttaatttaataattaaatttaaactcctataaatatattatgcatatcTAAATTCCATCATAGTACCAACACaatggaggatttcaaatcccagCATTCCTAATCTAGAGGTTCGAAATCCACCCAGCCTCGAAGATGGATTCCATAGTGACCCCTCTAGTACTTAGATCACTGTACCAGTCTGTGTTGTGAgtctcatcatgatgtatttgttttatccatcctGTTCATTCATCTTTCTAActacataagcccaaaaattaggcaaatccacaTCTCATGTCATAGGgagaccacaccatggaaaacagtggtgaatgaacacccaccattaaaaacttcatagctagggcccatcgtaatttttatttgccatccaaactgttggaaATATTAGCTGAAAGGAAAATCAaggttgatcgaaaacttttgtgaccccgagaagattttaatggtgggtgttcaatcaccatggtttcttgtgccgtggtccacctatgatttggatctacctcatttttgggctcatgatataaattttttttggaaaaatggatggatagtaaggataaaacacacatgattttggggcccacagggccATCCAAAATGGAGACCTCGGTATTGGAGGGCTCACCACCAAATCCGAGTCCCATGTTGAGTGTTCAGACATGATtctatcattatcatcacaattatggaagtggattggcaggTTTACCCACACCAGTTGTATTATAAGACGAGCTTCGATGCACCTCcaagctctgagttgtacaaatggttcaaaggagattaaattTACATGGCTTCaggatgatgtatttatcatatctacaatgtccatccatctgatgagatcattttagatcttgattctaaaaatagtaatttccaaggctcaagtaaaccacaccacaaaaagcaatagaacaataattctcactgttaaagAAAAAATTGTACAGCCCACTATATTGTTTACTTTCCATAATTGTAATGCCCACGGCgtcgtttactttccatctaatctattcataaggtctcaCCAACCTCGGACCTTTttcaagagaaaaaacaaatatcatattattcCAAAATTTTTGTAACCCATAGGAGTTTCAAAATCCTCGgctaccttttacagtgtggtccatttgatttttaGATCTTATCTTGGTTCAAAATCCTTCATAAGTGGATGGCTGGTTTGGCGTGTGATAATACTCACGGAACTTtggcgtcaacacaccagccaatccgcttcccacaatTATGAAGCTTGGTAGccccacacgcacacacacgcccgCAGGCCCACGGGGTCAACGTGCATCCCAGTTTAGCTCGTTTGGTAAAAAACCCGAGCGTTTAAATATAGACTAGGCCTCATATGTACGGAAACAACCGATGGCCTAAAGTTCACACGTGCGCACATGGGCGTCTAATCTTTGCACATGGGCGTCTAATTTGAATCGTCCATATGTGATGCGGAATGCTCGGCCGCACACTAGTTTGCATGGAACTTGTGTGAACTTTcttttgaggcccatcatgtatgATGTGGCTCCAAATTTGGAACGGtacatgtgaagcagcacctcatgaaacacccCCAGGCaagatgaaaacagtttcctccattgatttgcatttctctttgctattgcCCATCAGAATTTTAGATAAGGGTGAAAGTTTTTCCCATGGAGTTTCACGGGATTCCACaacacatggaccgttcggattaaactctcatgacacgtgtgcaaaggtgcgcacgtgcataggtgcgcaggtgagcatgacacaCATGTGCAAGTGTTGTAATCATGGAAATCATGGTAGCAAAATACACAGCCATTATTCCTATAAAAGGATGTGCCTGCACTCCCCATGGTTCAAAACCATTAGTACCCATTTCGTGTTATTCTTGTTGTTGTAAGAGATTCAATAGAGATGGAAGGTTGCCGCAGCAGCAGCTCATCTGCTTCATATACTCTTATTGCAGCTATGCTATCGTTACTCGTCTTCACCGTCGATGTGAAATCAAGCTCGGCCCAACAAATCATTGTTGGACAAACCAACGCCGAGTTCATCAACTCAGATGGAGAAACCAACatcgatttcatcatctcaagttGCAACGTAACAAGGTATCCCCGTCTCTGCATCGACTCTCTATCCATCCACGCAGACACCATCCAAAAAAGCCCACGACGATTGGTTTATGCCGCCTTGTCTGTGAGCCTAGCTAGCGCCCAATCGACTATTCCCATGATGCACCAGTTTTTGAATTCGACAGAGCAGGCTGCCGTGAGGGACTGCATCGAGACCATCGGCGATTCAATCGATATGCTGAAGAAGTCGATAGAGGAGATAAGCTACCTTAATGAACCCGATTTCGAATTCCACAAGGAGAACATCCAAACGTGGGTGAGTGCTGCAATGACAAATGGGGACACATGCTTAGACGGCTTCACGGACATAAGTGTCATGGATGGGGATGTGAAGAGTGCAATCACAAGCCTTGTTGAGAATTTGAATAAGCTAACAAGCAATGCTTTGGCTCTGATCAACAAACTTACTCCCACTCAATCCACTTCTCGTTAATTCTCTTCTAGTTtctatattattattatgataTTATCTTGTTATGGTTGTTATCTCCATGCCTGATGGCTTTAATGATTATAAATAAAGATGAAGTTGTTTGCTAACCTTGTTGGATCTTAAACGTTCATCCTGCTGGTCCCACCATAGGTTTATTACTTTTCATCATTGTCTGCAGTTTAGCCCACGTTACGATTAGATAGGCCTGATTTCTGGGGTCCCATAACCACGGAGGAACCAGTTCATGCATgcatacaatatggtgggtcaACACAAGCTGTTGAATAACTTTCTTAAGCCAATGAATAACTTTTAAGGCTTGTTTGGGAGATTGGAAAGTACTTAGATGgtaaaaaattttcaattactTACCAAAGGCCCTGGTTGAGAGTTGGCtttctcttgatttttttttatcctTTCTAAATGCTTGCTTAGAAG
Coding sequences:
- the LOC131249885 gene encoding pectinesterase inhibitor 11-like, translated to MEGCRSSSSSASYTLIAAMLSLLVFTVDVKSSSAQQIIVGQTNAEFINSDGETNIDFIISSCNVTRYPRLCIDSLSIHADTIQKSPRRLVYAALSVSLASAQSTIPMMHQFLNSTEQAAVRDCIETIGDSIDMLKKSIEEISYLNEPDFEFHKENIQTWVSAAMTNGDTCLDGFTDISVMDGDVKSAITSLVENLNKLTSNALALINKLTPTQSTSR